The following are encoded in a window of Carassius auratus strain Wakin unplaced genomic scaffold, ASM336829v1 scaf_tig00038950, whole genome shotgun sequence genomic DNA:
- the dtwd2 gene encoding DTW domain-containing protein 2 → MNSQFNKNTVEEMNEDDDDEDEEETKDKEEDDGDDEGFSVLSELPVEKSERRPTCRRCCRPLKVCLCPYLPACPLDVSTCLYIVQHPAEESRVLRTVPLLAACLPPGKCRVFIGRRFSEERYPELAAVCKDAHTLLLYPGDGAEDLEDLSTDLTTTAHSVILIDGTWSQAKDMFLRNALLQLPRQVQLRSAPSSHYVIRTQPTNMCVSTLECAAAALSIMEKNHSIQEVLLKPLQALCSFQLQHGAQIHHSKEHLIKNGQYNKTMPKNKRKIRRMQKLLTNQDI, encoded by the exons ATGAACTCACAGTTCAATAAGAATACAGTAGAAGAAATGAACGAGGATGATGATGACGAAGATGAGGAAGAAACGAAGGACAAAGAGGAAGATGATGGCGATGATGAAGGGTTTTCAGTGCTGTCGGAGCTCCCCGTAGAGAAGAGTGAGAGACGCCCGACCTGCCGCCGCtgctg TCGTCCGCTGAAGGTGTGTCTGTGTCCGTATCTCCCGGCGTGTCCTCTCGACGTCTCCACGTGTCTCTACATCGTGCAGCATCCGGCTGAG GAGAGTCGGGTTCTGCGCACGGTTCCGCTCCTGGCAGCGTGTCTCCCGCCGGGAAAGTGCAGGGTTTTCATCGGGAGGCGTTTCTCTGAAGAGAG ATATCCGGAGCTGGCGGCCGTGTGTAAAGACGCTCACACACTGCTGCTGTACCCCGGAGACGGAGCGGAGGATCTGGAAGATCTGAGCACTGATCTCACCACGACGGCCCACAGCGTGATCCTGATCGACGGCACCTGGAGTCAGGCCAAAGACATGTTCCTGAGGAACGCACTGCTGCAGCTGCCCAGACAG GTTCAGCTCCGCAGCGCACCCTCCAGTCACTACGTGATCCGCACACAGCCCACCAACATGTGTGTGTCCACCCTGGAGTGTGCGGCCGCGGCGCTCTCCATCATGGAGAAGAACCACAGCATCCAGGAG GTTCTTCTCAAACCTCTTCAGGCTCTCTGCTCCTTTCAGCTGCAACACGGTGCTCAGATTCACCACAGCAAAGAACATCTCATCAAAAACGGACAGTATAACAAGACCATGCCCAAAAACAAGCGCAAGATTCGCAGGATGCAGAAACTCCTCACCAACCAGGATATATGA
- the nup54 gene encoding nucleoporin p54 isoform X2: MAFNFGGASSNASAFGGFGSTTSAGAGTNFNFSTPSNTGASLFGNTQNKGFGFSSGLGSSAPAGTGFGGALGGTGLGFGGFAGIQPTQNQQGGLFNQQASQSSQLFNTASALSAPSVLNDERDSILARWNQLQAFWGAGKGYFSSSTPPVEFSQENPFCRFKAVGYSCVPDVKDEDGLVALALNKKEVDVRSQQQQLVESLHKVLGGNPTLSVNVEGVRALPDDQTEMIVYLVERSPNGTSKRVPASTLYSYMEQLNVKSALQQLGVIMAVSRTALTPAQLKQLLQNPPAGVDPIIWEQAKVDNPDPEKLIPVPMVGFRELLRRLKIQDQMTKQHQTRVDIISNDISELQRNQATTAAKITQYKRKLMDLSHRVLQVLIKQEVQRKSGYAIQLDEEHLRVQLETIQSELNAPTQFKGRLNELMSQIRMQNHFGAVRSEERYRVDADLLREIKQHLKQQQQGLSHLISVIKDDLDDIKTVEDGLHDGVHGRSSKLS, from the exons ATGGCGTTCAACTTCGGCGGCGCGTCCAGCAACGCGA gtgcGTTCGGGGGGTTCGGCTCCACCACCTCCGCCGGCGCCGGGACCAACTTCAATTTCTCCACACCGTCAAACACAG GTGCTAGTCTCTTTGGAAACACTCAGAACAAGGGCTTCGGCTTCTCGTCCGGTCTGGGCTCCAGTGCACCGGCGGGGACGGGTTTCGGAGGAGCTCTGGGCGGCACTGGACTGGGCTTCGGAGGATTCGCTGGGATCCAGCCCACTCAGAACCAGCAAG gagGCCTGTTTAACCAGCAGGCGTCTCAGTCCAGTCAGCTGTTTAACACGGCCAGTGCTCTCTCCGCTCCGTCGGTGCTCAATGACGAGCGCGACTCTATTCTGGCTCGGTGGAACCAGCTGCAGGCGTTCTGGGGCGCAGGGAAGGGGTACTTCAGCAGCAGCACACCCCCCGTGGAGTTCAGCCAGGAGAACCCCTTCTGCCGCTTCAAG gcggtGGGCTACAGCTGTGTTCCTGATGTGAAGGATGAGGATGGTTTAGTGGCTCTGGCTCTCAATAAGAAGGAAGTTGATGTTCGctctcagcagcagcagctggtCGAATCATTGCACAAGGTTCTGGGAGGAAACCCCACTCTTTCTGTGAACGTGGAGGGAGTGCGAGCGCTGCCCGATGACCA GACAGAGATGATCGTTTATCTGGTGGAGCGCTCTCCTAACGGCACGTCGAAGCGAGTCCCGGCGTCCACGCTCTACAGCTACATGGAGCAGCTGAACGTGAAGTCTGCGCTGCAGCAGCTGGGGGTCATCATGGCGGTCAGTCGCACCGCACTGACCCCAGCACAGCTCAAGCAGCTGCTGCAGAACCCCcccgcag gtgtggaTCCCATCATCTGGGAACAGGCCAAAGTGGACAATCCAGACCCAGAGAA GTTGATTCCGGTGCCCATGGTGGGCTTCAGAGAGCTGCTGCGCAGACTGAAGATCCAGGACCAGATGACCAAACAGCACCAGACCAGAGTGGAC ATCATCTCTAATGACATCAGTGAACTGCAGAGGAATCAGGCCACGACCGCCGCCAAGATCACGCAGTACAAACGCAAGCTGATGGACCTCTCACACAGAGTCCTGcag GTGTTGATTAAACAGGAAGTTCAGAGGAAGAGCGGTTACGCCATTCAGCTGGACGAGGAACACCTGAGGGTTCAGCTGGAAACCATCCAATCAGAGCTCAATGCACCGACACAGTTCAAG gggagACTGAATGAACTCATGTCTCAGATTCGGATGCAGAATCATTTTGGAGCCGTTCGTTCAGAAGAGCGTTACCGTGTTGATGCAGATCTGCTGAGAGAAATCAAACAG CAtctgaagcagcagcagcagggttTGAGTCACCTGATCAGTGTCATTAAA
- the nup54 gene encoding nucleoporin p54 isoform X1: MAFNFGGASSNASLSGTGFGAATTTSASTSFGFGSGTTGAFGGFGSTTSAGAGTNFNFSTPSNTGASLFGNTQNKGFGFSSGLGSSAPAGTGFGGALGGTGLGFGGFAGIQPTQNQQGGLFNQQASQSSQLFNTASALSAPSVLNDERDSILARWNQLQAFWGAGKGYFSSSTPPVEFSQENPFCRFKAVGYSCVPDVKDEDGLVALALNKKEVDVRSQQQQLVESLHKVLGGNPTLSVNVEGVRALPDDQTEMIVYLVERSPNGTSKRVPASTLYSYMEQLNVKSALQQLGVIMAVSRTALTPAQLKQLLQNPPAGVDPIIWEQAKVDNPDPEKLIPVPMVGFRELLRRLKIQDQMTKQHQTRVDIISNDISELQRNQATTAAKITQYKRKLMDLSHRVLQVLIKQEVQRKSGYAIQLDEEHLRVQLETIQSELNAPTQFKGRLNELMSQIRMQNHFGAVRSEERYRVDADLLREIKQHLKQQQQGLSHLISVIKDDLDDIKTVEDGLHDGVHGRSSKLS, from the exons ATGGCGTTCAACTTCGGCGGCGCGTCCAGCAACGCGA GTCTTTCTGGCACGGGCTTCGGAGCCGCGACCACAACATCCGCGTCCACGAGCTTCGGCTTCGGATCGGGCACCacgg gtgcGTTCGGGGGGTTCGGCTCCACCACCTCCGCCGGCGCCGGGACCAACTTCAATTTCTCCACACCGTCAAACACAG GTGCTAGTCTCTTTGGAAACACTCAGAACAAGGGCTTCGGCTTCTCGTCCGGTCTGGGCTCCAGTGCACCGGCGGGGACGGGTTTCGGAGGAGCTCTGGGCGGCACTGGACTGGGCTTCGGAGGATTCGCTGGGATCCAGCCCACTCAGAACCAGCAAG gagGCCTGTTTAACCAGCAGGCGTCTCAGTCCAGTCAGCTGTTTAACACGGCCAGTGCTCTCTCCGCTCCGTCGGTGCTCAATGACGAGCGCGACTCTATTCTGGCTCGGTGGAACCAGCTGCAGGCGTTCTGGGGCGCAGGGAAGGGGTACTTCAGCAGCAGCACACCCCCCGTGGAGTTCAGCCAGGAGAACCCCTTCTGCCGCTTCAAG gcggtGGGCTACAGCTGTGTTCCTGATGTGAAGGATGAGGATGGTTTAGTGGCTCTGGCTCTCAATAAGAAGGAAGTTGATGTTCGctctcagcagcagcagctggtCGAATCATTGCACAAGGTTCTGGGAGGAAACCCCACTCTTTCTGTGAACGTGGAGGGAGTGCGAGCGCTGCCCGATGACCA GACAGAGATGATCGTTTATCTGGTGGAGCGCTCTCCTAACGGCACGTCGAAGCGAGTCCCGGCGTCCACGCTCTACAGCTACATGGAGCAGCTGAACGTGAAGTCTGCGCTGCAGCAGCTGGGGGTCATCATGGCGGTCAGTCGCACCGCACTGACCCCAGCACAGCTCAAGCAGCTGCTGCAGAACCCCcccgcag gtgtggaTCCCATCATCTGGGAACAGGCCAAAGTGGACAATCCAGACCCAGAGAA GTTGATTCCGGTGCCCATGGTGGGCTTCAGAGAGCTGCTGCGCAGACTGAAGATCCAGGACCAGATGACCAAACAGCACCAGACCAGAGTGGAC ATCATCTCTAATGACATCAGTGAACTGCAGAGGAATCAGGCCACGACCGCCGCCAAGATCACGCAGTACAAACGCAAGCTGATGGACCTCTCACACAGAGTCCTGcag GTGTTGATTAAACAGGAAGTTCAGAGGAAGAGCGGTTACGCCATTCAGCTGGACGAGGAACACCTGAGGGTTCAGCTGGAAACCATCCAATCAGAGCTCAATGCACCGACACAGTTCAAG gggagACTGAATGAACTCATGTCTCAGATTCGGATGCAGAATCATTTTGGAGCCGTTCGTTCAGAAGAGCGTTACCGTGTTGATGCAGATCTGCTGAGAGAAATCAAACAG CAtctgaagcagcagcagcagggttTGAGTCACCTGATCAGTGTCATTAAA
- the nup54 gene encoding nucleoporin p54 isoform X3 has product MAFNFGGASSNASLSGTGFGAATTTSASTSFGFGSGTTGASLFGNTQNKGFGFSSGLGSSAPAGTGFGGALGGTGLGFGGFAGIQPTQNQQGGLFNQQASQSSQLFNTASALSAPSVLNDERDSILARWNQLQAFWGAGKGYFSSSTPPVEFSQENPFCRFKAVGYSCVPDVKDEDGLVALALNKKEVDVRSQQQQLVESLHKVLGGNPTLSVNVEGVRALPDDQTEMIVYLVERSPNGTSKRVPASTLYSYMEQLNVKSALQQLGVIMAVSRTALTPAQLKQLLQNPPAGVDPIIWEQAKVDNPDPEKLIPVPMVGFRELLRRLKIQDQMTKQHQTRVDIISNDISELQRNQATTAAKITQYKRKLMDLSHRVLQVLIKQEVQRKSGYAIQLDEEHLRVQLETIQSELNAPTQFKGRLNELMSQIRMQNHFGAVRSEERYRVDADLLREIKQHLKQQQQGLSHLISVIKDDLDDIKTVEDGLHDGVHGRSSKLS; this is encoded by the exons ATGGCGTTCAACTTCGGCGGCGCGTCCAGCAACGCGA GTCTTTCTGGCACGGGCTTCGGAGCCGCGACCACAACATCCGCGTCCACGAGCTTCGGCTTCGGATCGGGCACCacgg GTGCTAGTCTCTTTGGAAACACTCAGAACAAGGGCTTCGGCTTCTCGTCCGGTCTGGGCTCCAGTGCACCGGCGGGGACGGGTTTCGGAGGAGCTCTGGGCGGCACTGGACTGGGCTTCGGAGGATTCGCTGGGATCCAGCCCACTCAGAACCAGCAAG gagGCCTGTTTAACCAGCAGGCGTCTCAGTCCAGTCAGCTGTTTAACACGGCCAGTGCTCTCTCCGCTCCGTCGGTGCTCAATGACGAGCGCGACTCTATTCTGGCTCGGTGGAACCAGCTGCAGGCGTTCTGGGGCGCAGGGAAGGGGTACTTCAGCAGCAGCACACCCCCCGTGGAGTTCAGCCAGGAGAACCCCTTCTGCCGCTTCAAG gcggtGGGCTACAGCTGTGTTCCTGATGTGAAGGATGAGGATGGTTTAGTGGCTCTGGCTCTCAATAAGAAGGAAGTTGATGTTCGctctcagcagcagcagctggtCGAATCATTGCACAAGGTTCTGGGAGGAAACCCCACTCTTTCTGTGAACGTGGAGGGAGTGCGAGCGCTGCCCGATGACCA GACAGAGATGATCGTTTATCTGGTGGAGCGCTCTCCTAACGGCACGTCGAAGCGAGTCCCGGCGTCCACGCTCTACAGCTACATGGAGCAGCTGAACGTGAAGTCTGCGCTGCAGCAGCTGGGGGTCATCATGGCGGTCAGTCGCACCGCACTGACCCCAGCACAGCTCAAGCAGCTGCTGCAGAACCCCcccgcag gtgtggaTCCCATCATCTGGGAACAGGCCAAAGTGGACAATCCAGACCCAGAGAA GTTGATTCCGGTGCCCATGGTGGGCTTCAGAGAGCTGCTGCGCAGACTGAAGATCCAGGACCAGATGACCAAACAGCACCAGACCAGAGTGGAC ATCATCTCTAATGACATCAGTGAACTGCAGAGGAATCAGGCCACGACCGCCGCCAAGATCACGCAGTACAAACGCAAGCTGATGGACCTCTCACACAGAGTCCTGcag GTGTTGATTAAACAGGAAGTTCAGAGGAAGAGCGGTTACGCCATTCAGCTGGACGAGGAACACCTGAGGGTTCAGCTGGAAACCATCCAATCAGAGCTCAATGCACCGACACAGTTCAAG gggagACTGAATGAACTCATGTCTCAGATTCGGATGCAGAATCATTTTGGAGCCGTTCGTTCAGAAGAGCGTTACCGTGTTGATGCAGATCTGCTGAGAGAAATCAAACAG CAtctgaagcagcagcagcagggttTGAGTCACCTGATCAGTGTCATTAAA
- the stard4 gene encoding stAR-related lipid transfer protein 4 isoform X2, with the protein MLSHVSSVELRETLESFHGLNESQWSIAKKSKDVTVWRKPSQEFGGFLYKAEGTVAENPERIMDFIRPGARRLEWDSMITSLEILQTLDQGCCVVKYTTAGQLWNIISPREFVDFSCTSEYQRGLLSCGVSVDHEEQRAGLVRGFNHPCGWFCVPAQDLELSVLTGYIQTDLRGMLPQAAVDTAMASGLVNFFTDLRRALKI; encoded by the exons ATGTTGTCACACGTCAGTTCTGTGGAGCTGCGCGAGACGCTCGAATCGTTTCACGGTCTGAATGAATCTCAGTGGAGCATCGCGAAGAAATCC AAGGATGTGACTGTATGGAGGAAACCTTCGCAGGAGTTCGGCGGATTTCT ATATAAAGCTGAAGGAACCGTAGCAGAGAATCCGGAGCGGATCATGGACTTCATCCGTCCCGGAGCCCGCAGACTGGAATGGGACAGTATGATCACTTCACTGGAGATCCTGCAAACACTAGACCAG GGCTGTTGTGTGGTGAAATACACCACCGCAGGGCAGCTGTGGAACATCATCTCTCCTCGAGAGTTCGTGGATTTCTCCTGCACCAGCGAATATCAGCGCGGCCTGCTGTCCTGCG gtgtgagcgtggatcATGAGGAGCAGAGAGCAGGGCTGGTTCGAGGATTCAATCACCCATGTGGCTGGTTCTGTGTGCCGGCGCAGGACTTGGAGCTCAGTGTACTGACCGGATACATCCAGACGGATCTGAGGGGAATGCTGCCGCAGGCGGCGGTGGACACAGCTATGGCCAGCGGTCTGGTCAACTTCTTCACTGATCTGAGAAGAGCTCTGAAGATCTGA
- the stard4 gene encoding stAR-related lipid transfer protein 4 isoform X1: protein MNLSGASRRNPSVRFNQSLMSRLNGIVSNTVISSVLLVWLFQKDVTVWRKPSQEFGGFLYKAEGTVAENPERIMDFIRPGARRLEWDSMITSLEILQTLDQGCCVVKYTTAGQLWNIISPREFVDFSCTSEYQRGLLSCGVSVDHEEQRAGLVRGFNHPCGWFCVPAQDLELSVLTGYIQTDLRGMLPQAAVDTAMASGLVNFFTDLRRALKI from the exons ATGAATCTCAGTGGAGCATCGCGAAGAAATCCGTCAGTTCGGTTCAATCAGTCACTTATGTCCCGTTTAAACGGAATCGTTTCTAACACCGTAATCTCGTCGGTTCTTCTTGTTTGGCTCTTTCAGAAGGATGTGACTGTATGGAGGAAACCTTCGCAGGAGTTCGGCGGATTTCT ATATAAAGCTGAAGGAACCGTAGCAGAGAATCCGGAGCGGATCATGGACTTCATCCGTCCCGGAGCCCGCAGACTGGAATGGGACAGTATGATCACTTCACTGGAGATCCTGCAAACACTAGACCAG GGCTGTTGTGTGGTGAAATACACCACCGCAGGGCAGCTGTGGAACATCATCTCTCCTCGAGAGTTCGTGGATTTCTCCTGCACCAGCGAATATCAGCGCGGCCTGCTGTCCTGCG gtgtgagcgtggatcATGAGGAGCAGAGAGCAGGGCTGGTTCGAGGATTCAATCACCCATGTGGCTGGTTCTGTGTGCCGGCGCAGGACTTGGAGCTCAGTGTACTGACCGGATACATCCAGACGGATCTGAGGGGAATGCTGCCGCAGGCGGCGGTGGACACAGCTATGGCCAGCGGTCTGGTCAACTTCTTCACTGATCTGAGAAGAGCTCTGAAGATCTGA